The following DNA comes from Candidatus Dormiibacterota bacterium.
CGTACGGTCGATCGCCTGGCCCGGAGGTGCAGACGACGTCCCCCACCCTCCAACCGTCGCCGCCGGCCAGCCAGCGAGTCGTCGTGCATCCCGCGGTGCCGTCGCGCGCCCGACGCTCCAGGGCCGTTTCAAGATCGAGCGCAATATTCGCCAAGACCCGGACCTCCCTGGCGTTCTACAACGCTTTCAGCATACCGGATACGAAAGGAGGAGACACGATGTACGACCACGTTTCGCTCAAAGTCAAGGAGGGGACGAGGAGCCGGAGGTTCTTCCAGCGGGCCCTCGCGCCGCTCGGCTACAAGGTGATCGACGAGTCCGAGGGGGGTGCGGGATTCGCGGCCGAGGACGCGTCGGCGCTCTGGATAGCGCAGGGGCGGCCGCACGAGCCGGCGCTGCACCTGGCGTTCGCCGCCGCCGACCGCGCCGGCGTCGACGCATTTCACAAGGCGGCGCTGGACGCGGGGGGACGGGACAACGGAGCCCCGGGAATCCGCGACAACTACGGGCCGAACTACTACGCCGCCTTCGTCCTCGACCCCGACGGCAACAACATCGAGGCGGTCTGCCAGCGGTGAATAACCCTTCCTGAGGGCCGAGGAGGTGCGCTCCGGCGCGGACGCGCACCTCCTCGGCCCCGCACCCGACCCCAGCCATCGGGAATCAGAACGTCTGCACGAAGGCGAGAGCGTTGATCCCGGGATTCCGGTCGTAGAGTCTGGCGTTCGAGACGTGATAGAGCGTGACGCCGATGCGCATCCCGTTCGTGACGGCGCACGATACGTC
Coding sequences within:
- a CDS encoding AraC family transcriptional regulator, with the translated sequence MANIALDLETALERRARDGTAGCTTTRWLAGGDGWRVGDVVCTSGPGDRPYEERHARFTIAMVTAGTFQYRSAAGRELMTPGSLMLGNPGQSF
- a CDS encoding VOC family protein is translated as MYDHVSLKVKEGTRSRRFFQRALAPLGYKVIDESEGGAGFAAEDASALWIAQGRPHEPALHLAFAAADRAGVDAFHKAALDAGGRDNGAPGIRDNYGPNYYAAFVLDPDGNNIEAVCQR